The candidate division WOR-3 bacterium genomic interval TCGACAATTTCTATCCGGTGATTAAGTCTCTTTTCCTGCACAACATTAAAAATTGAACCACAACCACCGAATTTTTCATCCCGTGCGCCGAATACTATCCGTCTTACCCGCGCCAGGACCAGGGCACCGGCACACATAATACACGGCTCGATCGTGGCATAGATATCGACCTCCTGCAATCTCCAGGAATTCAATGAATTCGCCGCCGCAGTGATCGCTATCATCTCAGCATGGGCAGTAGGATCCTGCAACCTTTCCGTCTGATTATGTCCCCTGCCAATGATTTGATTTTTGAACACGGCAACCGCACCGATCGGCACTTCCTTTTCATTAAACGCCCTTTCTGCTTCCTTGAGTGCCTCTTTCATAAAAAATTCATAAGTCATGGTCTTTCCGCTGCAAACAATCTGCTGTCTTTTGACGACATATACGCCCGAGGCGATTTGAACGCCTAACCTGCGGATCCGTAGTCCGCCGCTCTATCCAGTTGAGCTACGGGCGCAATATGGGGGATTCTCCCCCCTATTCTCCACTCTGTTTTTGTAAACAACCACAAAAACATTCGTGGAGACCTCACACCCCCCTACCACCTGCAGTCTCTGATCTTTTTATCTTATCTGAGACCGCCGTGGTCGATACCTTGAGCAGACGCCGTTTCATTACGCTAACAGATTCATAAAGGAGGGATTCTCCCCCCTATTCTCCACTCTGTTTTTGTAAACAACCACAAAAACATTCGTGGAGACCTCATACCCCCCTTTTTTGATTTTGTTTTATTATATTAGTTTTTTTATTATTGTCAATAAACTTACCAGGTTGATCACTGCTCATAGCGATAAGGTAGATATTCCGGATTCCATATTGCGTGGCTTATCAATTCCCGGAGTTTATCATCCGCCAAATGAATTCCTAAACCGGCATCACGTGCTTCCTTAGCAACTGCAAATGCCACTTCTTCAGAAACTTTTCGGATATCACTTATCTCAGGCAGAAGATTTCCTTTTGCTGCAGCTGAATGAGGAATAAGATCCTGCAGTGCCTTAGCCGCCGCATAGAACATCGCATCAGTAACTTTTGATGTCATAGAAACAATCGCTCCAAGCCCGACCCCCGGGAAAATATACATATTATTACACTGCGTGATTTTCCTGGTTTCGCCATTAACCACTACAGCGTCAAAAGGACTGCCGGTTGCAATTAAACAAGAACCATTGGTGGCGGTAAAGGCTTGCTCAGGTGTACACTCACATTTTTTATTCGGATTAGACAGGGCGAAAATCACCGGTTGAGCTGTATTCTCAGCCATCTGAGCAAGTACCTCGGCGGTAAAACTGTTCGGCATACCGGATGTCCCGATTAACACGGTCGCCTTGCTGTTCAGAACCGTGTCATATAAATCAATCTTATCAGGATTACGGAGTTTCCAGGAGCCGGTATCTGCACGCGAGCGGGCAAAAGGCGCCTGATATTCGTGAGGATTGGTGTCATCAAAAACAAGCCCATTGTGACCCAATGGATAGATGCGTTCTTTTGCTTCTTTTTCTGTCAGCCCTTCATCAATCATTGCATGGGTTAAAATGTTCGCGATACCATAACCGGCTTGACCGAATCCGAAGAAAACATAAATTTGGTCTTTCAACTTCTCTCCTTTGCCGTAAATAGCTGAGAGCAGAGCAGCAAGCGTCACTGCACCGGTACCCTGAATATCATCATTAAAAGAACATATGCGTTCACGATAGCGATTAAGAATGCGCAGTGCATGCTGTTTTCCAAAATCTTCCCATTGCACAAGGGCATGAGGAAAAACTCTTTTCACACTCTGCACAAAATGTTCAATCACTGAATAATATTCATCTCCAGTGAGCCGTTCATGTCTGAGGCCGAGATAAAGAGGATCATTAAGTAAATCCTTATTGTTTGTTCCCACATCAAGCAGTATCGGCAGACACAAAGCCGGATGTAACCCTGCTCCGACTACATACAAACTCGTCTTGCCGACCGGTATTGCCATACCACCGACTCCCTGATCACCCAGGCCTAAAATCCGCTCACCGTCAGTGACGACGATTAAATTAACATTGGAAAAAGGCGCATTGGCGAGAATCGAATCAATCATTGTGATTTGATCAGCCGCAATATACAAACCGCGTGGTCGGCGGAACATATGACTGAAGGTCTTCGCCGCCTCACCAACCGTCGGTGTATATACTATCGGTAACATTTCTTCAGCATTATCCAGGACAAGTCGATAAAAAAGTGTCTCATTACGATCCAGCAACCCAAGCAGAAAAATGAATTTTTCGATCGGACTCGTCTTCTTTGAATAATTTTCATATACCCTTTTCACCTGTTCATCCATTGTCGAACTGTGACGCGGTAAAACCCCATGTAAATCAAGTTGTTCACGCTCCTGCTCAGTAAATGCTGAACCTTTATTATAAATTGGATGTTCCACCAGCAGCCTTCCTTTAAAAGGAACCCTGATGTATTTCTCACCATTCATCGGGTCAACCTGTATTGCAAAGTCTCTCATATTACCTCCAATTTCAGAATTCCAAAATATAAGATATGCTTCATGGCTATGTTTTTCAGAACCCTACATCTTCTTCAGTATATACCATTCAAACAAAAAGTCAAATGTTTTAAATGTAAATCTAAAAAACTACACCTTTTATAATTCTTTCAAGATAATTTTGTATTCAAGAAAAAAACATTAATTCAATAATTTGAAGATTAGAGATTTGCCCCTAACTAGTTCTTTCTCCTGAAAAGACTGATGATGCCGGGAATGAAAAGAACGGTCATCACAAAGCATGCTGCAACCCCCACGGTCAGTAAAGTGCCCAAACTGCGATATGCTGGATAACTGCTAAATGAAAGCGCCCCGAACCCGGCCATTGTAGTCAGAGATGTCAGAAGAATTGCCTTGCCCGTACTGCGCAGCACATCCGATGTTTTATCAAAACCTTCGTATTTATAGCGATGAATGACATGCACACCATCATCAATACCAATCCCGACGATCATTGGTATTCCCATCACATTGATAAAGTCAAGAAGCATACCAAATGATTTCATAATGCCCATCATCACAATACCTCCGCTGATAAGCGGTAGCATCCCCAGCAGGGCAAGACGCAGACTGCGAAAATCAATCCACAAGAGGAGCAAGACAACGATAAGCGTCAAAATTGTTGCCCATAATCCATCTTTCCCAATCAGATTAATAAGATGTAAAAACATTGGAGGTGTGCCGGTTACCCGGGGGCTGACCAGTTGCAGTTGTTTGGTAAACCGATCAAGCACAGCAAAATCCCACATCTGTTTGCGTGCATAGATTGTTACAAGAAAGTTATCACCACGTTCATTAACATACCGATCTTTTATGTGCTGAGGCAGAACATCAAGGGTAATGAGTTCAGGATTTGCCATATCAAATAATTTCTTTTTTAAAACCGGATAATAATACTTCTGAAATTTATTGAGCTGACGCACTGCCAGTACTGGCTTATCCTGAATTGCTTCAATCAGTTCCATAATAAGACCCTGAACATCTTCCTGTTCTGGGTCTCCGATAATGAGTTTACATTTCTCATCAATCTTATCCTGACCTCCGATATATGCCAGCTGAGCAAGCTCGTAGATATTCAGATCAAGCCGCTTTAGCTGGGCAATTAATTTTTTAAGTGAATTTACTTCTAAAAGGGCTATTTTCTTATTCTTTCCAATTTTTTCTCTTAGGGCTTTAACATAGGGCTGGCGCAACCTCTGCACTGATTCAGGCGGACAGACATCACCGATTCCCTCAACAATACTTAATGCCGGCAAGGCCTTTGCTTTTTGTTCCAGTTTCCAGGATTCTTCAATTGAAGAAGCAGTAACCATGGCAAAATCAGGGCTCATTTCAAATGCCTTTATAATTGTATCCTGAAGATGGATTACTGGAATATCCGGCTCTAAACTCATCATATTATAATTGAATTTTAGATTGAATGCTTGATATAACAGAATACCAGTAATAACCACCCCGCCTATTATGTAAAGCGCTCTATGCTTTACAACATTTTGACCGACATTACCAAGAAAATGAAATTCAGAAACCTTTGGTTTTACCATCTCCTTTTTAACGCGGAAGATCCAGCGTTCCCGCACAACCAGGATCGCAGGCAGTGCGGCAAGCGAAGTAATCATTGCACTACAGATCCCAATACCGAGCACAATCCCCATCTCTTTAATACCACGGGTCGACGAGATTGCCAGGGCAAAAAATGCCGCCGCCGTAGTCAGGGCACCAGTAATTATACCGGAACCCGAACGGGCAAAAGTTTCTTCCATTGCCTGTCTCTGATCAGAATCGATATTACGGCGCTCATTATAAACTGAAATCAGGTGAATCGCATAATCAATACCAAGGCCAATAAGTATCACAGCGAATATCGAAGTCATCATATTAAGCCGACCAATTGTAATAGCCACAATGCCCGCAGTAATAATTATTGCGATAACAAGATTTAAACCGGCAAGGATCGGTGCACTCCACATCCGAAAGCTAATAATAAAGAGGATTATCACAAGCAGTAGGGCGATTATTGAACTTAAGAACATCGCCTTTTCCGTATATTCCATTTCATATTTCTGAATTGGAATAATACCAGTGACACCGGCATGAATCCCGAGATATTTTTTTTGTGTCCTTTCGATAATCTCTTCAATGGCACTGGTTGCCGCAATGTCTTTTTCAATATCGATCGAAGAAAAGGTTGGTTTACAGGAAAGAAGTAGAGTTTTCTTATTGTAGGAAATAAAATAAAGATCGCCATATAGAAAACGCTCAACCATTGAGTCAATCAGAACATGATTTGCACCTACCGGGGTATTTATAAATGTATCCATTGTTTTAAGCCAGTGGTATAAGCCATCGAGTGCGCGGGCTGCTTCGTCTTCTTTTGTCCGCGTATCCAGTGCCTGATCATTGCCAACATATTCTTTTTCAAAATTATTATTAATGTTATCAAGCAAAGGTACTAAATTCAAATCATTGAACATATCAGTTGTATTTCTGAGATCTTCAATGTCAGTAAGCATAAAACCGTGCCGACCAAAAAATTCCTTATCGAGTTTATAGTCAACCCGTTCAATATACGCCTCTAATTCTTCGATTTCTGGAGCAATTTCATCAGCAAATTTTTTGATTGCCGCCTCTTCACCTTGAATAACAATAAGTATTGTTGAGGTGCTCTTAAATTCTTTTATGATACGCTCGAACTCCTGAGCCATAGGATCGCCTGAAGGCAGCATATCTGACCAGCGCATATCCATTCGCAGAGCAGAAGCAAAGATCACTGAAAGGATAATAAGAACAAAAATAACAGCCAATACCCACCAGGGATGTGTTGCCACAAAACGTGCCCACTGCCGTAATAATCTTTCTTTCATATATTTCTTTCTCCTCAATTTATAGTTTAGAAGTAAACCGTAGCACGCAGCAGACCGCTGTTTCCAAAATTATGATTGAATGCCTTGCCTTCAGCACCAATAAATATATTGAACATCAAAGCGAGATCGATGTTTTCAAAGAGACTGCTGTTTATCATCGGCACCAATACCACACTCTGATCACTAATACTGAAAATGAACATACTGCCTACAGTGGTTAAATCAGTAATGGGGTATTGCGTAAGACCATATAACTGGTCGCGTGAGATTGTTTTGACCTCCCCTGTGATATAACGCATCCAATCATTGAGGTCATAATTATGGTAATCATCTTTTGCAATCGAGTTGTGATGATACTCGAACATTATATAAAAACCATTCTTAAAGGTGTAATCACCACCTGCCAGACACTCATAAGAATTCTCTCCTTCATCAGCCATAACATTATAAACACCTTCACCCCACACTCCACAGCCGAGCAGTTCTCCCACAAAATCAGCACCGAGCATGGTTCGTTCTTCCGTAGCAGACTGGAATGTATAAAAATCGGTCGTTGTATGCCAGAATCGATATGCAATAGCTGAAATATCAAAATGTCCCAGTCCGAGTTTTACCCGACCGAGTTTACCTGATTGCTGCCAATCAGCATTGATCGGCGTGTAAAGTGCAGTAATACTGATACGTGGCACCGGGTATATCTCTATTCTGAGCGCATTGTGGCCGGACTGTTCATAGGTTGGATCGAGCGCATCTTTGATGTTTAATTGATCAGTGGGATTGGCAAAATAACCAGTGCCAAACGAAATCTGCTGTTTACCAATCATAAAAGCAAACTTAGGAACATTCAGGCGGACATAGGCATTGTCCAGATATATTGTGTCATTGAAATAACTCTCATAATAGGGCTGCATCTCAGGCGGAATTGAATCGGCGATCTCATCCGGCAAAAAATCTAAAATATTCCAGTGGCGTAGACCAAAGTAATGAAGATAGATGAGGTCTGCTCCAAAACGCACATTTTTGTTTTCGGTATTTTTTAAATCGATACGTAGTTTTCCATAGCCGGTCTGGTTGTAATCACGGTTCAGTAAATATCCGGCATATTGTGGTTCAAAATAACCGTAAATCTCAACCTGGCCATATAGCCCGGCTAAAGGCAGGATCAGAACCAAAATGATTATCAATTCAATAATCCAGTTCTTATTACATAGATTCTTCATTGTTTCATTCCTTCCTCAGTGAATAACGCGTCTGGTAAATCAACATTATAATTAATCTCTATGATTTCCATAGTCGTCTTGGTATCGTCGAGTTTGTTGTACATCGTAAATTTCATCGGCGTATAGATGCCGTCGATAAGTTCTATGTCCGTGCAGATGAGTTGCTTTTCACGCAGCTCGGGATCATCATCATGGAAATAGTCAATGACAATCGGCACAAACGTTTTTTTGTCGACCCAGACAATAATCCGCGAGTAACCGGCGTCACTCTCTGGTTTACGGCTCAATTCCAGTTTATAACATTGACGCCCTTCCTTTTTCTCGTCCTCCAGACGTACGGATTCGTATTCTTCGACAAAGGTATTGGAACCGCCCATATCCTCATACGAAAAGTCACTGCCTTCAAGTTTTTGCCGGCGTGCATGACTGGCAAGTTTACGCACATGATTTCTTTTGGGAAAATAGATCCAGATGTCGTCACCGTCATTGAGCATCAGGATAGTCTGTCCCTTGACACGGGAAGGCTCAAGGTATTTCATAAGGCTCTTTTTACCTCGACCTTTTGAATAGGTGTGATAGAAAAACGAACGCTCCTCACCTGACGTGGTTGTGATCGTCATCTTCATCTTTGCTTCTGATTGTTCCGGATTCATCGCCTGCGTCATAGTGTTAATAATCTCACCTGCAGTAATATTGTCCTCTGCCCAAACCAGGTGGCTGTATATTGCACCTGCCAAAAAAAGTAAGATAAAACCAAGTAAATATTTAAACATATTTCCTCCTTTTACCATAATCGATATCTTCTTTTTGTCTGTTTATCATCTGGTTCAGTCCGGGGCTGTAATTTTTCAAAGAAGAACTGCATTATTTCTTCAAACTCGCCCGGCACATATATTTTTATTGAACCCCTGGCTGCACCAAGAATGCGTTCAATTAAGTCCTGATACATCTTTATCTTGATACTCGTCTGTGCACATATCTTCTTAATATCAGTCGCACCATTGAGCAAACTTTTGCAGACAACTTCATTTATATGTCTTCCTAAATTTATTATAATCTCGCCCATATATTCAGGGTACGAGGTATTGAACACACCTTCTTTTATACCCTGCTTAACAATCTTTTCAATTATCCCTGAATTTTTTTCAATCGAACGTTCAAACATCCGCGCACGCAGCAAGTAATTCTCTTCCTGGTAAAGGGTCTTTAAGAATATAAGAAAGAGGTCAATATTTTTTACCTTGTAGCCGGTTCCAGCGCGAAATATTTCATTTATCTTTTCTATTGCACTTTTCTTTGAATCCGCAATCAGCTGCAATTGCCGCGACATTTCAGTAACCATCTCCTCAACCAGAGAATCGAGCAATTGCATCTTGGAACTGAAATAATGATAAAAAGTACCCTTTGCAATATCAAGGGCATCGATTATATCCTGAACAGTGGTGGTCTCATAGCCTTTCTGGAAGAACAATCGTCGGGCAGTATCAATAATCTCCTGCCGGCGAACCCGGTAATCTTGTCCCTGCTTAACCATAATTCCTCCTTTAGACCGACCGTCGGTTTAGGGAATAATATTATAGACCGACCGTCAGTCTATAATATTCTATCAATTTTTTTTGATTTGTCAAGCCCTTTTTATCGAAAAACTTCTGACTGCGGGTGTGAAACATTATCTGTAATTCTACCTATGTAATTCTACGTATAATATTCCATTTTTAAATAATGGGCTGTCGAGTATATTTTAAAGTTCAACAAGCGACTTAAGAACGGAGTCAATAAAGATGAAAGAGAAGCAGAAGCCAAAAGAAAACAGTGTCCTTCAAAAATCAATTAATTACAGAAAAACGGACAAACAACCATTGTTCGTTGAAAAGGAGGTGAGCCACGATGAAAGGCATAATAAATAAAGGCATTCAGGAAATGGTCGAGAGTATGTACGGTACAGATGCCTGGAATACAGTGAAAGAAAAAGCCGGGTGTAATGAACCGTTCTTTGCAATCAGCCTTGATTACCCCGATGAAATGACCATCGCACTTATTAAAGCGGCTGCCGAGGTCTCAGGAAGGGACGAGGAAACAGTAATGGTTGAATACGGAAAGTTTATGGTTCCCAACACCCTGAAGAAATATTATCCCACATATTTCAAACTGGCGGGTTCCACGGCCCGGGAATTTCTTCTCAACATGGGAAAAGTTCATGAACAGGCGACGCGCAGCATCACCAATGCAAAACCGCCCCATTTTGATTATGAAGAGACGTCCGACGGTAAACTACGGATGTGCTATCATTCAAAACGAAATCTCTGTGCGGTGTTGCGTGGATTGATTCTCGGAGTAGGCATTCTGTTCAATGAAAAGCTGAAAGTACAGGAGATCGCCTGTGTACACAAAGGTGACCCCAACTGCATTATGGAGGTAACCTTTTCATGAAAAAAACAGATAAGTCAATCCGGATAATTCCAGAACAATTGACAACCTTTGCCCCTTTTATTATCCTTACAGATAAGAAACTCATCATCAAATGGGCGAGTAAAGCCGTCATCAAAAGAGACAAAAAAATTATCGGCAGAAAAATATCGGATGTCCTGACTTCAAAAACACCCATAAAAAAGATAACCGTGAGCGGACTAAAAAAGCACCAGGGAAAACGTTTTAATTTCATCCTGTTGAATAAAAAAGCACCGGTGAATCTCATCGGCTACTGGCTTGAAACAGAAAAAGGTTTTTTACTCATGGCAACGCCAGATGTAAAAACCACCGAAGAACTTTCCACCCTCTCGTTTGAAGATTTTCCCGAGAATGACCGCACCATTGACTTCCTCGTCGCCCAGGATGAAATAAAATATTCGTTGAATGAAGCGACACGCACCTCGAACATCCTCAAAGAACAGAATCAGGCTCTGGAAAAGTCTAAGAAAGAACTTGAATCATTGAATGCTGATTTAAAAAAGGAGATAGCCGAACGTAAACGTATTGAGGCTGAACTGGTTGAAGCCCGTAAAGTGGCACTTCAGGCGTCTCGTACAAAATCAGAATTTCTCGCGAGCATGAGCCATGAAATACGAACGCCGATGAATGCGATCATCGGAATGGCGGACCTGTTGTGGGAGACCGACTTGACCCCCGAACAACAGCAGTACGTGAAGATATTCCGCAATGCCGGAGAGAATCTTCTCAATATAATCAATGATATTCTTGACATTTCCAAAGTCGAAGCCGGCCAGATCGAACTCGAAAATATCGACTTTAATCTGAACGACCTAATTGAAAAGACGTGTGAAATAATGGCGCTTCGCGCCCATACAAAAAATCTCGAGCTCACCTGCTATTTGAAGTCCGATGTTCCTACTGAACTGGTCGGAGATCCCATCCGGCTGCGTCAGATCATCGTGAATCTCGTGGGTAATGCGATAAAATTCACCGAAGAAGGTGAAGTCGTCATCAGGATTGAAAAACTTAAAGAAAAGAAAGACGGAGAAAAAAATTCTGTAACCATCCTCTTTTCGGTATCAGACACCGGCATCGGGATACCTGAAGATAAATTAAACACGATCTTCGACACCTTCACACAGGCTGATGCATCCACGACCAGAAAATACGGCGGTACCGGTTTAGGACTCGCCATCTCCAAAAAACTGGTTGAACTGATGAACGGCAAAATTTGGGTCGAAAGTGAAGTAGGAAAAGGAAGTACCTTTCGGTTCACCGCAAAATTCGGGATTGCAAAAAAGATAGAAGAAGAAAAAACAACACCCCTTATCAATCTCAATGGTGTCAGCATTCTCGTCGTCGACGACAACGCCACCAATCGGCTAATCCTGAGGGAACTCCTCAACGGCTGGGGTGCCGAGGTGACCGAGGCGGAAAACGGCGCACGAGCCGTCGCCTTAGTGAAAAAAGCATCAAGAACAGACAATTTCTACGACCTCATCCTGCTGGACTGCCGAATGCCCGGCATGGGAGGATTCGAAGTTGTTGAAAAGATCAATGAGATCCTTGGAGAAACAAAAACGACCATTATGATGCTCACCTCAGACCGACGCAAAGGAGATATCGCGAAATGCCGTGAATTGAATATCGCAACCTATCTGGTGAAGCCGATAAAAAAATCAGAATTACAGAATGCAATCAAGGTGGCACTGGGTAAAGCCAAAGTTAAAGCGAAAAAAGACAAAAAGAAAAAAAAGGACCATCGAAAAAGCACCTCTGCTCCCAATATCCTGCTTGTTGAAGATTCAGAAGACAACCGCTTTTTGATTCAGGCGTACTTGAAAAAAATCGTCTGCCGCATCGATATAGCGGAAAACGGAGCAATCGGTGTTGAAAAGTTCAAAAAGAACAAATATGATATCATTCTTATGGATATGCAGATGCCGGTGATGGACGGTTATACGGCGACAAGAGAAATCCGTAAATTGGAAAAAGAAAAGGGATTGAAACACACACCCATTATCGCCCTCACCGCTCACGCGTTGAAAGAAGAGATACAAAAGAGCCTTGATGCAGGATGCGACATTCATCTGTCAAAGCCTATTAAAAAAGTTAAACTCCTGGAAATAATTAAAAAATATACAGGAGAAAATTTATGACAGGGAATCAAGAAAATTCAAATAAAAAACACGTCGAAGTTCATATCGACGAAGAACTCAAAGAATTGATTCCGGGTTATCTTAAAAACCGCCATAAAGACATCGAGTCTATCACAGAAGCGTTGAAAAATGATGATTTCTCCATAATCCAGACACTCGGCCACAGCATGAAGGGTTCTGGCGGTGGTTATGGTTTTAATCTGATATCTGAAATCGGTAAGAAGCTGGAACAGGCAGCTAAGGATAAATCCCGTGAAACAATCACGGCATGCCTAACCGAATTGAAAGATTATCTCGATCATTTAGAGATCGTGTATGAATAAAGAAGAACAACCATTGATTCTGGTGGTCGATGACGACCGTGACCTTCTCGCGTTGTTCGAACGCCTGCTGACCAAGCACAACTATCGGGTTATCACCGCAGACAGCGGTATTAAGGCATGGGAAGTACTGTCAGAAACAAAACCGGATATCATTCTTCTTGATGTCATGATGCCGGGAATGAACGGTTATCGGTTCTGTGCCAGGCTCCAAGCCGACAGCGAAACCGCTTTCATCCCGGTGATCTTCGTCACCGGTCTTAAAGAAGAGCACAACAAAGCAAAAGCATTTTCAGTTGGTGCAGTGGATTATTTAGTGAAACCGATTGATAAAAAAATTCTTATCGAAAAGATCGAAAAACACCTGAAAACACAACGACAGTGGCAGAGTTTACGCAAGGTCTCTTTTCGTACCGGTACTCGGCTGGCATCATTCAACTTCACCCGATTCAAAGAATTTTTAAAAAAACAACTGAATTTATCCGTCAAAGAAGAATATAAACTTGCGATGATAACCCATACGGAAATTTATTCCGCTGCTGCGGAACTCGGTGTAACGAATGAAAAGATCGCCCGCTACATCGCAGCTTTCCTTGACCTGCCGTATCTTGACTATATCGATCCGTCAACCGTGGAACTCGGTGTTCTACCGGTGCCGTTCTGTCGGACGAATCATGTTTTGGCAGTAAAAAGCAACAGCCGTAACCGTGTTTTCGTTCTGAGCAATCCCTTTGACCTTGAGCTGCTGGATATCATAGAAAAGTTAAAAAAACCTGAAGATAAACCACTCAAACTTGTCATAACCAAACCGGAAAATATCGAAGCATTCCTCAAAAGCGGAACAGGCGACACCAGCACCGTAGACAAGGAACTTTCATTTAAGAAGGATCAGGATAAACTCACGCGACTTCCTGAAGTCAAAGAAACCGCTTCTGCCCGGGAAGAGGATATGGATGAATTCCCGATCCTCTCCATTGCAAACAACATTCTTCAGACAGCCGTGGCCCAACGGGCGAGTGATATCCACATTGAACCAAAAAAAGATAAAACGGTCGTCCGTTTCCGTATTGACGGAGATATGCACGACCTTTTCACTTTGAAAAAAAAGACCGGTGTGATGTTGATCAATCGGTTCAAGGTAATCGCTGATATGGACATAGCGGAGAAACACAAACCCCAGGATGGCTCAGTGGAAGCAGTGATAAGTGATCGAAATTTCAAATTACGACTGGCGACGACTTCCACCCCTGATGGAGAGAGCCTCATCATCAGACTTCTGGAGCCGAATGTAAAACCGAAAAAGTTGACCGAACTCGGGATGACTGAAGAACAGACAAAAACAATGATTGATATGACCAGAAGAACCCACGGTCTTATCCTGATAGTCGGGCCTACAGGTTCAGGAAAAACCACCACGATCTACAGTCTCTTATCCCAGATCGATTGTAAAGCAAGAAGCCTGGTCACAATCGAGGATCCGGTTGAATACCGCATTCCTTTTGCAAATCATCAACAGGTTAATGAAAAAGCCGGTGTTACTTTTGAAGCGCTCCTAAAATCAGTGGTCAGGCAGGATCCGGATGTAATATTTATGGGCGAAATCAGAGACCCGTATTCAGCACGCATGGCTGTAGACTTCGCAAGTACCGGCCATCTAACCGTCAGCACGTTACATACCACCAATACGACGACCGCCATCTTTCGGCTGGAAAGACTGGGGATTGACAGAACCGTTATGGCGGATGCGCTATTGTGTATAGTCGCTCAAAGACTCGTCAAAAAACTCTGTGTTCACTGCAAAAAGATCGTTCCGATTTCAAATGAAGAGAAGAATATGCTGGCGCCGTTCACAGATGAAATACCTGAATTCGTAGCCCATCCGGTCGGCTGTCCGAAGTGCAACAACATCGGGTATTGGGGTAGAGAAGGTGTCTACGAGATTTTGACCTTCGG includes:
- a CDS encoding Hpt domain-containing protein translates to MTGNQENSNKKHVEVHIDEELKELIPGYLKNRHKDIESITEALKNDDFSIIQTLGHSMKGSGGGYGFNLISEIGKKLEQAAKDKSRETITACLTELKDYLDHLEIVYE
- a CDS encoding response regulator, coding for MKKTDKSIRIIPEQLTTFAPFIILTDKKLIIKWASKAVIKRDKKIIGRKISDVLTSKTPIKKITVSGLKKHQGKRFNFILLNKKAPVNLIGYWLETEKGFLLMATPDVKTTEELSTLSFEDFPENDRTIDFLVAQDEIKYSLNEATRTSNILKEQNQALEKSKKELESLNADLKKEIAERKRIEAELVEARKVALQASRTKSEFLASMSHEIRTPMNAIIGMADLLWETDLTPEQQQYVKIFRNAGENLLNIINDILDISKVEAGQIELENIDFNLNDLIEKTCEIMALRAHTKNLELTCYLKSDVPTELVGDPIRLRQIIVNLVGNAIKFTEEGEVVIRIEKLKEKKDGEKNSVTILFSVSDTGIGIPEDKLNTIFDTFTQADASTTRKYGGTGLGLAISKKLVELMNGKIWVESEVGKGSTFRFTAKFGIAKKIEEEKTTPLINLNGVSILVVDDNATNRLILRELLNGWGAEVTEAENGARAVALVKKASRTDNFYDLILLDCRMPGMGGFEVVEKINEILGETKTTIMMLTSDRRKGDIAKCRELNIATYLVKPIKKSELQNAIKVALGKAKVKAKKDKKKKKDHRKSTSAPNILLVEDSEDNRFLIQAYLKKIVCRIDIAENGAIGVEKFKKNKYDIILMDMQMPVMDGYTATREIRKLEKEKGLKHTPIIALTAHALKEEIQKSLDAGCDIHLSKPIKKVKLLEIIKKYTGENL
- a CDS encoding response regulator — translated: MNKEEQPLILVVDDDRDLLALFERLLTKHNYRVITADSGIKAWEVLSETKPDIILLDVMMPGMNGYRFCARLQADSETAFIPVIFVTGLKEEHNKAKAFSVGAVDYLVKPIDKKILIEKIEKHLKTQRQWQSLRKVSFRTGTRLASFNFTRFKEFLKKQLNLSVKEEYKLAMITHTEIYSAAAELGVTNEKIARYIAAFLDLPYLDYIDPSTVELGVLPVPFCRTNHVLAVKSNSRNRVFVLSNPFDLELLDIIEKLKKPEDKPLKLVITKPENIEAFLKSGTGDTSTVDKELSFKKDQDKLTRLPEVKETASAREEDMDEFPILSIANNILQTAVAQRASDIHIEPKKDKTVVRFRIDGDMHDLFTLKKKTGVMLINRFKVIADMDIAEKHKPQDGSVEAVISDRNFKLRLATTSTPDGESLIIRLLEPNVKPKKLTELGMTEEQTKTMIDMTRRTHGLILIVGPTGSGKTTTIYSLLSQIDCKARSLVTIEDPVEYRIPFANHQQVNEKAGVTFEALLKSVVRQDPDVIFMGEIRDPYSARMAVDFASTGHLTVSTLHTTNTTTAIFRLERLGIDRTVMADALLCIVAQRLVKKLCVHCKKIVPISNEEKNMLAPFTDEIPEFVAHPVGCPKCNNIGYWGREGVYEILTFGREISDMIRTGATVAEIREYHRKSGGFLISHHAVEKIRKHIFAPRDAYEKVLVEEIRNIRKTSKSRVEDLQEEKTDKRPSILLVDDDPEIHALLKAILQNQGYEITSVEDGIDALVALSKNEYDLIISDINMPNLDGFKLLEVKNQKGIETPVIFLTGRSAPEDEIKGLELGAVDYITKPIKKKLLLLRINKFFSQNYKRR